A stretch of the Aegilops tauschii subsp. strangulata cultivar AL8/78 chromosome 4, Aet v6.0, whole genome shotgun sequence genome encodes the following:
- the LOC109773136 gene encoding scarecrow-like protein 3, whose amino-acid sequence MDRPCAHEQVTADDLTQLGPALYECMAHVIEGSVEKTDRSFMKISKLASVVDGPLQRMSRIIAHSLARRLICPVQGFAAALIDPSHYLEQSCLRAARENFADISPYLSTGFVTINRAMLEQVQDQKVVRIVDLSCSTTHQWQWIKILQDFHSRPGGPPELRLTVVHEDSEFLDNMQACLCKQAANLKLCFYFDKVIGKLETLDFSNLREILKINFGEAVVISCALQMHRLLAVDDSISRDFTAQLQQMANMARLKQMACSACSPASTLNYPQTPSPQRQIPSLLVSFLYAIRALEPKIIVMMEQDADHNAPLFHDRFTKTVDYYAALFDSLNAVDAASPQRARVERVLLGEEIKNILVCEGVQRHERHERLSQWEMHMQRCEVDHVPLSFEAIREGKERLMSYGLKQCKSKEDKAGLLLCWGATRLYSISAWRPRSSNAAPNNVAG is encoded by the exons ATGGACAGGCCATGCGCACACGAGCAGGTCACTGCGGATGACCTGACGCAACTTGGCCCGGCCTTGTACGAGTGCATGGCGCATGTGATCGAAGGATCTGTTGAGAAGACTGATCGCAGCTTTATGAAGATCAGCAAGCTCGCCTCCGTAGTGGACGGGCCACTGCAGCGTATGTCCAGGATAATCGCCCACAGCTTAGCCCGCCGCCTTATATGCCCCGTCCAGGGCTTTGCTGCTGCCCTCATCGATCCATCGCACTACCTCGAGCAGTCCTGCCTCCGGGCTGCCCGCGAGAACTTCGCCGACATCAGCCCCTACCTCAGCACTGGCTTTGTCACTATTAACCGGGCCATGCTGGAGCAAGTCCAGGATCAAAAG GTTGTCCGCATCGTTGACTTGTCCTGCTCAACCACCCACCAGTGGCAGTGGATCAAGATTCTTCAGGATTTCCATAGCCGCCCTGGGGGCCCGCCCGAACTACGCCTAACTGTTGTCCATGAAGACAGTGAGTTCCTGGACAACATGCAGGCGTGCCTGTGCAAGCAAGCCGCTAACCTCAAGCTATGTTTTTATTTCGACAAGGTGATTGGCAAACTCGAGACATTGGACTTCAGCAATCTCCGTGAGATCCTTAAGATAAACTTCGGCGAGGCAGTTGTGATCAGCTGCGCTCTACAGATGCATCGCCTCCTCGCGGTTGATGACAGCATAAGCCGTGACTTCACTGCTCAGCTCCAGCAAATGGCAAACATGGCTCGGCTTAAGCAAATGGCCTGCTCAGCGTGCAGTCCGGCATCGACACTGAACTATCCGCAGACACCATCCCCTCAACGCCAGATACCAAGCCTGCTGGTGAGCTTCCTCTACGCCATCCGTGCCCTTGAGCCGAAGATCATTGTGATGATGGAGCAAGACGCGGACCACAACGCCCCGCTGTTCCACGATCGGTTCACCAAGACAGTCGACTACTACGCCGCCCTCTTCGACAGCCTCAATGCGGTGGATGCAGCCAGCCCGCAGAGGGCTCGCGTGGAGAGGGTGCTCCTTGGGGAGgagatcaagaatatactggtATGCGAGGGGGTCCAGAGGCATGAGCGGCATGAGAGGCTGAGCCAGTGGGAAATGCACATGCAGCGTTGCGAGGTTGACCATGTGCCGCTCAGCTTTGAAGCCATCAGGGAGGGCAAAGAGAGGCTGATGAGCTACGGATTGAAACAATGCAAGAGCAAAGAAGACAAGGCCGGCCTTCTGCTGTGCTGGGGTGCAACTCGTCTGTACTCCATTTCAGCCTGGAGACCACGCAGCTCGAATGCAGCGCCAAATAATGTGGCTGGCTAG
- the LOC141021480 gene encoding uncharacterized protein, with translation MSYSDDESLPGECDWCHDDRGQCDRPHLDEDRRFSIKLEETFDVETLIPCHARRYVLERMGFEDHESMETKKIHLRTHHDIDFEVKLYNSESVTHFGCKNWEAFCKMYGFDEGMLVTMDLGDPDIEQDNMDIWVLVDTPPILPLSYFDCSNNVRNMVDRTYYTDGSELTYKEKTHLVGFCTDIENYNIYNQTPHHYGPPYVPLVHVVNYGNYYGDTLIIPEDCVPHLMYQNGRLDVLNIQPGHPTNLNCPYRISKRSGDMQIKEWKKCMDSRKELLGSKRKRGSRIGDRMISILHNGESGSILFYAILP, from the exons atgtcgtactcggacgacgaaagtctcccgggggagtgcgactggtgccacgacgaccgaggtcagtgcgacaggcctcacctggacgaagatcggcgcttcagtattaagctggaggagacgttcgatgttgaaacg cttatcccatgccatgcaagacgctacgtcttggagaggatgggttttgaagaccatgaaagtatggaaacaaagaaaattcacctaaggacccatcatgatatagattttgaagtaaagctgtataattctgagagcgtaacccattttggttgcaaaaattgggaagcattttgcaagatgtatggttttgatgagggtatgcttgtcaccatggatcttggtgatcctgacatcgagcaagacaatatggacatttgggtccttgttgatacgcctccaattctaccgctat cttattttgattgttcaaacaatgtgcggaacatggtagacagaacctactacaccgatggctctgagttaacttataaggagaaaactcatctggtcggattttgtactgatattgagaattacaatatctacaatcaaactcctcatcattatggtcctccatacgtgccactagtgcacgtggtgaactacggtaactactatggagataccctg ataatcccagaggattgtgtgcctcatttgatgtatcagaatggtaggcttgatgttttgaatatacaaccaggtcatcctacgaatctcaactgtccataccggatttctaaaagaagtggagacatgcaaatcaaagaatggaaaaaatgtatggacagtcgcaaggagcttcttggaagcaaaaggaagcgaggctcaagaattggagacaggatgatctccattctccataatggagagtcagggtctatattgttttatgctattttaccttaa